The stretch of DNA CACTGTccactctctctgtgctgtAGTGCCGCTAACAAATTACTGGACCACATTCCGCGTAGAGGCAATACTCTAACTAGAAAGCAGCACGCTTCGCCTGCCTTCCAGCCCCCTCTGCCTCCAGTGGAGGTGGCGGGGGCTGCGGTGGGGCAGCCTGCCGCCGAGCTCCAACCCCAACTGCCTGTGCCGGGGGGGCAGGGCTTGGAGGCCTGCCAGCCTAGCTTGGCGCTGGGGATAGCTGCCCTGGCGGCCGCGCAGCAGCTTCTAGTCCAGCCCTGTGAAGAGAGCAGGTAAGAGCCACTCGGGGCTCCTCCGACTCTGCCACTCCGTTCGGCTGAGGCAGAGATGTGTGCATGGTCAGTGTTCTTTCTTACAAGGAAGTTGCTTAGCAACAGGCATCTGGTATATGTCACCCAGATGTGACCAAACAGATTGTTAAGCTGCATTGTGCGCACTGAATGAACTGTAATTGGACTATTCAACAAGCATTTAGTTTTAATTTGACTTATACACAGATAAAGGTTTGTGTCAAAAGTATTTCAGACTCAAGTCAACACTGTAATACATACAGTGGCTGAACTTTAGATTATAATATTTTACCTCTCACCCAATTAACTTGAGATAATAAATCTGTGTTTGGTACTGAGTTTGAAACACTAACATGGTCAGAAGTACTCTGGACACTAAACTTTTCTTAAAACACTCCCTGTAGAGAGCAAGCAGTACAGGCAGATCACAATGCagcccacctcttttggggttGGTTCAATAGAGCTATGCCCTTTGAGTGCCAGCCTTTGTTACACGGATCTCTAGACGCCTCTGTGCTCGTGCTAAAATGCACGACTCAGCCTTGTGGGCAGAAAACAATCCAATATATTGGGCCCTTTATCTACGCTCAGTGCATTTCTACAGAACAGTTTCAGCATGTGTGCTCAGGGGTGCTCAGATGAGAGAAAGGTGAAGGAGGTTAATTTCACGGTTTAGCGGGTGCTTTGCATGGAGCCTGCCCTTGACCATGACCTCTTGTATTTAAGGTAAAAAGCTCAGTGTTGACTTTCTCTGGCCTCTCCGGCTCCAGCTCCAAGTCTAGGGAGTCTGCgtccacacccccaccccagagGAACGGCTCTGCAGGATCAGGCCAGCTGAACGTGGGGGCCCCTGTGGCGGGAACCACAGGCCCCAGTCCTCATTTGACACGCAGAGGTAAGGGCCAGTGAGAACTGTACCTATGAGATCAGTGAGAGAACCACAAAGTGCTCTTCAAGATGGAATCTAGAATCGGGATGCAATTATTTTTCATGTTCTAAATTCTGTTCATTTACTTTTTCATTTCCTAGGCACCAAAAAGCCAGCCCCTGCCCCTCCGAAACCAGCCATCCCCCCTCCAGGTCAACCGGGCCCTCAGCCAGGCCAGCATCCCGCCCCAGGCACCCCTCAGTCCCTCCCCCACACAGGAAGACCTCTCTCCAGCCACTCTCCCACAGCGCAGACCTCCACTCTAGCGGTCACCCAAGCTGGCACGACACCTCGCCGTCACTCCGGCAACCAGCCACCCATCCAGGCGCCCAACCACCCACCTCCACAACCACCCACCACGCAGGGCACTCCTCCGCCTCAGGGCCTGACAGAGCCTGGGGCAGACCCCTCCCCGCCCAGCACTCCAACCCCACCCAACACACCTCCACCGATCACAACTCCCCAGGATGGTGCCGGAACCCCCATCTTTTCACCGTACCCAACAGGTTCTCTGCCCCGGCAGCGGCCTGTACCAAGGCCACGGAACCGGCCTAGTGTCCCTCCTCCGCCACAGCCTCCCACCTCAGGGGCAGGCACAGACACCAACGGCATCTGTGGCTCTGCTTACAAAATGATGGGTAAGTCCTACGCTCTTAAGTGGATATATCAGTAGATAGAGTGAGGCCAAGAATATTAGGTAATTATAATGTAGAGTAGGTAATTATAATGTACAGTGGGGTATTAAGCTTCGAGTTCAGATGGGGTTGATCTTAAAGATGCAGGTGCTTAACCACACGTTTGAGTTGTGTTGGGGTACCAGTAATGCAAAATGAATTGTTTCTGGCCTGGCTCTGGAACATACTCTACTGAGAGCTTGACAAAATCAACTTGAATTTATTGAgtgtttttatttatctatctatctatctatctgttgaTAATAATGACTAACAGCAATGTATGATGACACATTCACAGGTTGAAGAGATTTCAGTGGCAGAGGTTTGTGTTTATAGGGATGATTTGACCCCCTTTATTTAACTACTCAAGCTCTGTTGctctaccatcatcattattacCATGCACACTCATACTACGTTTCTGTGGATTGTGAATTCTTCACTATTGCAAACATTTTATCATTCATAAGACATCCTCCAGCTTCATTTATTTACATTCTTGcattatcagtttgtgtgtgggcTTGCAAAATACATGAGAAAATGGTTGGAaatttgtgtaaaatgtgtgttGAAAACAGCCACTTCTACACTTAACCAAGCAGCTATAGTTAGGGGTGATCAATCTGAAATAATATTTGGGTCCTCCATTTAGAGCCTGTACAACATTTCATGTGGAaatcaacctttttttttttcaatattggATCAAACATGGTTAACAGGAACCCCACAGATCAGATTTATTTTTCATGTTGGATTTAAGTTACAGTATACAGAGATACCAGTTTTGTTATTTGTACTAGGCAGGTTCAATTTGATGTAGTGTACAGCCATATTTAAAATCCAATTGCGATGATTCCCTTTTGCCCGGAGTCCCCCACCAATCTACAACCCCGGGCCGTTTCCAAAAAAGTTGAAATCATGTTAACGctatatttaattgagaataGTGCAAAGACAGTTGTTGAAACAGAGAAATGTTGCAAACAATTTGGGACAGGGGCATGTACTGTAATGCTTCACCTCTTCCTTTGAATGCAGCTTAGGATTGTTTGAattgtttaggaactgaggagaccagttgctggAGTTTTGAGGATGAAATGTCCCATTTTTGTgggatataggatttcagctgCTCGACAGTCTGGGGTCTTCGTAATGGTGTTTTCCGTTCCATGATTCACCCAATATGAAAGGGTCTGGACCGCAAGCAGACCATTTTACCACCTGGCCTCTTCTACTGTGGAGCCATACTGTTGTAATTTGTGCAGAATGAATTTTGGCACTGTTTTCCTGACATATTCAAGGTCTTTCCTGAGAAAGACTTTGTCTGGATGACAACATAATGTTCCTCAAAACCCATATTTGTCTGTCCAGATATGCAAAGCTGTCCATGCCATATGCCCCCCCATACCAGCATAGATGGCGGCTTTTGAACTGTGCACTAATAATAAACTGGATAGTCTCTCTCCTTAAGCCCAGAGGATGCAacgtccatgatttccaaagaGTGTtccaaattttgattggtcttaCCACAGGACAGTTTTCCACTTTGCCTCAGTCCATCTGAGATGAGCTTGGGCCCAGATAAGACGGCGGCATTTCTGGATCACTTCTGAATATGGTTTCTTCTCGGCATGGTAGAGTTTTAACCAGCATTTGTGGATGGATCATCAAATTGTTCATAGACGGTGGTTATCAAAAGTGTTCCTAAGCCCATAAAATGATTCTCACAGAAATGAGTTTGTTTTTAATGTAGTAACGCAGCCattcaatattgtttttcatcCCTGTCCCATATTTACAAAGattgaatattttaatgatatgtACTATGAGGAAATCCCCATGTTCTTTGCAATTTCACATTGAGGAGTTTTATTCTTATATTGTTGCATTATTGCCCGCGCAGGTTTACAAAAAGTGATGAGTCCTCTGCATCTTACTTCAGAGACTCTACCTCTCTGGAATGCTCTTTTTTATATCCAATCATGGTGCCATGGTGCCATCAGTTGTGAAATGTccttatgttttttttgttttttttagcgtAACACAAGATTTCTATCCTTTTtgaggcaaggcaagttttATTTATATTGCCGATTTCATACACTGAACGGTAACCCAATGTGCTTAACATATCACGAAAAAAGGACACGTTAAAATAATTAAAACGAAAcaaggcaataataaaaaaaaaacattggggCAGTTTGCAAGGAGGTAcaattatttacattttacacagcatTCCAACTTTTTTGGTAGGGTGGGACAAACTTATGAATGACTGACTGTTTTCTTATGATTGGGGTGGACAGAGATTACCTGAAGTGGTGACTGCTTCTTTTATTTGAAATAACTAAAGTGTTTTGCAACCTCACTCAACTGCCATGGTGTTTTATTTCTTACCAAATATCTTGACAAAATATTTAGAGGCATTTTAAGAGTAAGGCTGAACAAAATCTGCCACATTGGAGTTATGCACAATGTATAGATTATTGTTGATCTTCTAAAGCAAGATGTGGCAACTGAAATTATTGCTATACTGGAACTACCACCACACCACCAAAACAGTGcattggcggggggggggggacgcatGCTGCACAGCTTGAACATAAACTTCCTGTTAACACTTTGTAATGTTAATTCATACACAATGATACAACTGGTACAGAAAGCTGTTTATGTAAGTTTATCACTGCTTACTACAGACTATATTGCATGGTGTGATGTTTTGATGTATTTGAAAGGAATAGCTATTATGTTTAACCAATGTCATTCATACTGCCAACATTTGCATTTCCATAGACAAGATCAGGTTTCCTCACTTTAATCCCATGCCACAATGAAATGTCTCATTAAGGTGTCCATTTTTCTTTGCCTAGATTCGGGGATGGCATTCAAGGGGCTGAGCCGGGTTTACATCCCTGACCTGTCTGGGGAGCAGCAGCCTCCAGGCTGCCAGCCCAAAGACGGCGAACTCGACTCCGAGAGCACCGTCCTCTAAGAGGGATCCGCCTTTGTCCCCAACCCTTGGCATTCCCAGCACCCTACTCCTCTGCCTGGCCCAACGGTTTGGTAACCCACtgctgctccccccccccctctagttACCAAAGTGTATACCAACCTGCCAGCCTTCAGCTGCCAGCTGCTTTCCTCTTAAGTGCCCAAGCTTTAGACAATCAAACTCCCAGAGGCCAAGGAGTACTGTGCCAGAGGAGCTTCAATTCAAACTGAGCATCTTTACGATGTAAAGGTGCCAGGTGATGTTGATGGATTACATGACAGTTAAACAGTGCAACCGTACATGTTTTGAGATTTCTTAAGATATACGTAAATCCCACGAGAGTTATAAAAGCTAGGTGATGGGTGGACTTTTTGTAGAGAACATAAGAAAACAATATTTGTTTgaggtatgaatgtgtgtatatgttttgatgtgtgggGTTgagtgtgaggttgtgtgtacatttgtgattGAAGTGCCCTTTGCTGACATGAGATGATAAAAGAGGAACGTTTAGCAGGACATAGGAGGGAGGTTTGGTTGAAACCCAAAACACcgcttaaaaaacaaacaaaaaaaatgtagcTGGTGACTGCAGGTTTCCGGTCCATTCATAGACTTAAACTGACCCTTTTTTACTGCTTTTGTATGAGAACTGTCTCctatttgctttatttattacCCATCAACACATTCCTGTGGCGAAAGgttttgtctttattttttttttttaagaagccTTATCAGTGCCTCCTTACATATACAGGGGCTAATTCTGTTCATTGGCTACGATGTGTATCAATGCCAAGATTAATTTCCTGCCTTTTCTTTCCCCCTGTTTTTATATTCATGGGGCATTACTGTGACTGGTCAAGTAAACTGAATGTGGTATGGCATACCAATTGCTCCTCGATCCAAGTACAAAAAACTCTAAAATATGTTACAGTCACACTTATAGTCATGTCATAAGAGCGGTCTTACGGTTCCTGTGAAGGTCCAGGCAATATTATCAGAAATTCTGAAAAGACCTAGTAAAGTAAAGTGGTGACGTTGTACTGAGAATTTATGGACCACAGAACTGTcatcttttactttttattcaGAACTTTTGCCGTCTTTGAGTATAAGGTCGTTATCTTGTAAAGAAGCATGGATGGTACCTTTTCAGTGGCAAAACTGTGCTAAGTCAGTGACACCTGATGTCAATGTTGTACTTACTTTCCATGACTTAAAGTTTAAACCAGCTTTTCTGCTACCTTGCTGCCTTATGCCTCAACACTAAGGAACCCttttttaaacaaaagtttagaGAATACACTACACTTATGAAACAGGAATTGTTGATGGTGCATTTGAAACTCTTATGTTAAATAATACAAGGGACTGGTGAGCTCTGAAATgaatctggaaaaaaaaaagactgcttGGTAATACTCATTTTCaataaaatgttaaatgttaacttTACTTGTGTAAGCATCTTTTGTATGCACCTCCATTAACAGTTTTGGTCATAAGGTGTGTTTGTTGCCTTTATTTAATCGGTAGTGTAAACTTACAAGCAATACAATTCTGTCTCTTGACTCTTTCTTCTGAGATTGCCGTCTACCAGTAGAGTCGACTATGGGTTGGCCACACAATTTCTGGTGAAGATCAGATAGACGATCAGTGTTTCACTACTCCACTACAAAACTAATTTGAGAGACTGCAGTAAACAAGCCCTAATCCTTAAATGTTATAATGGACTGTTACTGGTCTTGACCGAAATAAAATTGCCTTTAAGTCAAGTTCTTAAAATTCCATGAAGATATGTCAACTGTCTTGGAGGAAATATCTCCAAGACCTGGGCTAGTGCCCATCATTGTGCTCCAACCTGAGTCCATGAGGATGTTGATGGGCTTGCCGTAAACTTGCAGGAACTCGGAGGGCGAACGCAAGACAGCACTCTGACACATGTGGCGCACTGCCTCCTCCACCATTAAGACAGCCCGTTCTTCCAGCATCTCTGACTTACAATCCTATATGTAAAGTGGTTGACCAACAGAAACAATGTGTTGCATTTGGTAACATCAGGTATTTTTCCTCAAATACAGGTGGAAACAGTTTGTACCAGTTTACTGATGATCGCCACATCGCAACAGCAGAATTAATTTAAGTTCCTTATGAAGGCTTAAATTCTGGAGGCTGGCTGACATTTACCTTGGTTTTCTGGATGGAGATGCACAGTTTATAAATCTGGGCAAGCAGTTCTTCAGGCTCAATCTGTGTTTCGCTATCTTGCAGACTAAGGGTCATGGTGAGGATTTGTGGAGCCCAGGAGGTGAACACACGGCTGAACAAACAGTGTGAGACCACCAGTACCCTTGTGTCCTTCAGCAGAGGGCTGGACATGTAGGAAAATCCATCAATAAACATGGAAGTCTTAATTCAGGAAAAAAAACCTCCTAGTAGTAGGGTTTGTATTTGAAACTTGTTTCTTATAGGCCCAACTAACACCACAAGCAGGCATGGGGGAAAACATTCCTTACTTTCCACGTTGCTCCACATCACACAGGTCTTTCAAAAGTAGTGCCAGGATCTCTGATGATGTCTGTTGTGTTAAAgtgattagattttttttttttaaacaaagacAATGAAAAAATATATGCAAGTCTATGTAACACGTAACACTAACAATTATTTTGGAAAACATAAAATACCTCTATCAAATGGACTATGTATTCAGGGTATATAAGCAGAAGGCCAGTGATCCCTTCAGGTTGGTTATTTTTCTGTATCTTAGCTACAAATTGCTCATAATGgcctgaaaaaataaataaaaacatgattcATGGCCATGGTTTTTAAGACTGAAATTATGAGAATGCCATATTTTGCTTTTCCCTTAGCCTACCTGCAATTGTATGCTCATCactgtttaattttgcgatatAGACCAACCTATGAATAAAAAATTTCTACGAAACATGAACGAAAAGAAAACATGAGGCAAAGTTAACTCCTCGCAAAGCATGCCACTGATTTTTATCTTTTCCAATGTAGCCTGCTAGCAGCTAAGCGAAATTAGCTATCGGTAGCTAGATATATTTTTGCTAACTCTTTTGAGAAGCTGAATAAAATATGCTTCATGACAAGAAATCCTTTCCTCAATATTCAGTATTTACCGTTAAATATTTACCTTGTATGGAAATTTTTGTTTTTCTACTTCAGCAAAAAGTGAGTTTTTATATGTATTAAAATACTGGTTAACGCCTGATGGCAAACCGTTTGCAAGCCGATTTCCAGCCATGAAGAAATGTTGCATAGGAACAGTGTGACGCGCGCGAGGTCATGTCTGGGTTAACTCGTCTGCTCCAGCGCAAGTTCAAAACAGTTTATGGTTCAAAAGCAAAGTAAAAATAAACTGACAAGTAGTGTATTTGGCAAAAAATGAAAAGCCTTAAACATTACTGTGAGGATGTCACACGCAAATTATGGATCAAAATTATTTAAGCTATTGGTCAGCAAAAGCAAATTTATTCTCACAATATTATAAAACACATACATCAAGCGGCATTTATAAGTCTATGGCCCACATACTGAAGCCAGTAGCTGTACTACAGAACAGTGATACTGAGATACATTATAACATAAAAACATATAAATTACATAATtagacacaaataaataaagggTATTGACATCACAGCAGCCAATTAGGCTATTTTGTCACAAGCTAAAGTTATAATGAATCTGTGACAGAATATGTGGGGCTGTTTTGAGATTTTTGGTTTACATTCAGCTATAAGGCCTAAAATGAACCAAGCTACACAGCTGAAGGGGGGAAgacaaaagaaagacagaacaaAAAACACTTCATATGTATTCAAAAcaataaacataaatatgttCTGATTCTGCTCTTATCAAGGAGACAATAACATATTGACTCCACCATTAATCAAATTAAAGTAATGACTGTACAAAAATACATAATAAGACTGAGAAAAAAACACGACAGTGACTGCTTTACAAATAATTATTCCAACAGTGCCAGAATATCTTGTTCTTTTAGTCAATACTCAGCTTTGAGAGGACTGAAACACACAAACTGTTCCCTATGCCACATGCTAGGCTACTCACTGGTCTTAAATATGGTGGGTATGTAATAATAAATGAACTAGCAAAAATCCAGATTagaacatattttgaaattgccAAATGCCACATAAATTAAACTACACTGTATTACTATAACGTCAGGACATGTAGCATTTCAATACTGAATCTTTTGTAAAATCATGATCATTTTGGAATTTGCATGTGATCCATTAACATAGCATGTATTTATCTTCTTTACCATGTACAAGTTCTTTTGCTGCATGACTGTAATGTCTATTTCACTACTGAAACCATGGATGCGAGGGGGGCAGTAAACAAAACAGATCCTGGCCACATATATCAGAACATCATTCTTACCAAACTAAACATAATATATACTCTGGGTACATTCTTTGCCACTGGCATTCAGAAATCTTTGTTAGGTCCATACACATGCTGCACAATTCCACTGTCAAATATGATCaaacactatataaataaatatatatatatttatatctcCTGAACATCTGGTATTAACTATGACATTTTAAGTAAAAGTCTGAATCAGTCTGAATCAGGCAATAGAGCTCACATAAAACTTTACCCTTGATTAAGTTTGGCCATACTGCCTGAACAAATTCCATACAATGTTTGGAATGTGTTCCCTCTCCACGGTCTTCGCTATTCGAGCTGTTGGCACATTGGTCAAGAATCATTGATATGTCTGCTTCTCACCAAGCAAGAGGAGAGGTCATGCGTGGGCTTCGTGGGTTTTCAGTGGCCTGGGTTTCATGTAACGCACGCTGCAAAACACCAACACATTACTTCAGAGACCCAAAGAGTGTTTTTCCTACTACTGCCGCGGGCAAAACA from Alosa sapidissima isolate fAloSap1 chromosome 24, fAloSap1.pri, whole genome shotgun sequence encodes:
- the LOC121699743 gene encoding testis-expressed protein 47-like isoform X2, with the protein product MQHFFMAGNRLANGLPSGVNQYFNTYKNSLFAEVEKQKFPYKKFFIHRLVYIAKLNSDEHTIAGHYEQFVAKIQKNNQPEGITGLLLIYPEYIVHLIETSSEILALLLKDLCDVEQRGNPLLKDTRVLVVSHCLFSRVFTSWAPQILTMTLSLQDSETQIEPEELLAQIYKLCISIQKTKDCKSEMLEERAVLMVEEAVRHMCQSAVLRSPSEFLQVYGKPINILMDSEIVWPTHSRLYW
- the LOC121699743 gene encoding testis-expressed protein 47-like isoform X3; translated protein: MQHFFMAGNRLANGLPSGVNQYFNTYKNSLFAEVEKQKFPYKTSSEILALLLKDLCDVEQRGNPLLKDTRVLVVSHCLFSRVFTSWAPQILTMTLSLQDSETQIEPEELLAQIYKLCISIQKTKDCKSEMLEERAVLMVEEAVRHMCQSAVLRSPSEFLQVYGKPINILMDSGWSTMMGTSPGLGDISSKTVDISSWNFKNLT
- the LOC121699743 gene encoding testis-expressed protein 47-like isoform X1, with translation MQHFFMAGNRLANGLPSGVNQYFNTYKNSLFAEVEKQKFPYKKFFIHRLVYIAKLNSDEHTIAGHYEQFVAKIQKNNQPEGITGLLLIYPEYIVHLIETSSEILALLLKDLCDVEQRGNPLLKDTRVLVVSHCLFSRVFTSWAPQILTMTLSLQDSETQIEPEELLAQIYKLCISIQKTKDCKSEMLEERAVLMVEEAVRHMCQSAVLRSPSEFLQVYGKPINILMDSGWSTMMGTSPGLGDISSKTVDISSWNFKNLT